A region from the Lysobacter antibioticus genome encodes:
- a CDS encoding lipopolysaccharide assembly protein LapA domain-containing protein: protein MRVIRLLIALACLAAGAILGALNRQIVSIDLGIGFVPATSLGIALIVALLLGALIGGLAISASVVLPLRRRLSRAERAASAAPAPPLTGPEV, encoded by the coding sequence ATGCGCGTGATCCGTCTCCTCATCGCCCTGGCCTGCCTCGCGGCAGGGGCGATCCTCGGCGCCCTGAACCGCCAGATCGTCAGCATCGACCTCGGCATCGGTTTCGTCCCGGCGACCTCGCTCGGCATCGCCCTGATCGTCGCCCTGTTGCTCGGCGCCCTGATCGGTGGTCTGGCGATCAGCGCCAGTGTGGTCCTGCCGTTGCGCCGTCGCCTCAGCCGCGCCGAGCGCGCGGCGAGCGCCGCGCCGGCGCCCCCGCTCACCGGCCCCGAGGTCTGA
- the lapB gene encoding lipopolysaccharide assembly protein LapB encodes MEFISQWFWFFLLLPVAAVSGWVIGRRGGERHSDNQVSRLSTTYFRGLNYLLNEQPDKAIELFLHIAELDKDTFETQVALGHLFRRRGEVDRAIRLHQALVQRPGLSDQQKVQALLALGEDYMRSGLLDRAETVFSDLVALDMRAPLALRHLIGIYQSERDWDKAIENAQRYEAATGEPMGKLIAQFECELADRYRAAGDTDAARAAVKRAYEADANSVRAGMLEGRIEVETGNDAAAIRAFERVARADPDYLPEVLPALLSCYERDGDATGARAFLAEMCEHYRGIAPVLALTRMVEAEDGVPAARAYLARQLKDRPSVRGEAALIDLTIAENADPLATLHDLKHITDQLLVRNPSYRCNRCGFGARSHHWQCPSCKEWGSVKPLLNYAVV; translated from the coding sequence ATGGAATTCATCAGCCAGTGGTTCTGGTTCTTCCTGTTGCTGCCGGTCGCGGCCGTGAGCGGCTGGGTGATCGGGCGGCGAGGGGGCGAGCGGCATAGCGACAACCAGGTCAGCCGGTTGTCGACCACCTATTTCCGCGGCCTCAACTACCTGCTCAACGAACAGCCCGACAAGGCGATCGAGTTGTTCCTGCACATCGCCGAGCTCGACAAAGACACCTTCGAGACCCAGGTCGCGCTGGGTCACTTGTTCCGCCGCCGCGGCGAAGTCGACCGCGCGATCCGCCTGCATCAGGCCCTCGTGCAACGGCCGGGCCTGAGCGACCAACAGAAGGTCCAGGCCTTGCTCGCGCTCGGCGAGGACTACATGCGTTCGGGTCTGCTCGACCGCGCCGAAACCGTCTTTAGCGACCTGGTCGCGCTCGACATGCGCGCGCCGCTGGCCTTGCGCCATCTGATCGGCATCTATCAGTCCGAACGCGACTGGGACAAGGCGATCGAGAACGCCCAGCGCTACGAGGCCGCGACCGGCGAGCCGATGGGCAAGCTGATCGCCCAGTTCGAATGCGAACTCGCCGACCGTTATCGCGCCGCCGGCGACACCGATGCCGCGCGCGCGGCGGTCAAGCGCGCCTACGAGGCCGATGCGAACTCGGTCCGCGCCGGCATGCTGGAAGGGCGCATCGAAGTGGAGACCGGCAACGATGCCGCGGCGATCCGCGCCTTCGAGCGCGTCGCCCGCGCCGACCCCGATTACCTGCCGGAAGTGTTGCCGGCCTTGCTGAGCTGCTATGAACGCGACGGCGACGCCACCGGCGCGCGCGCCTTCCTGGCCGAGATGTGCGAACACTACCGCGGCATCGCCCCGGTGCTGGCCCTGACCCGCATGGTCGAAGCCGAAGACGGTGTGCCGGCGGCGCGCGCCTATTTAGCGCGCCAGCTCAAGGACCGGCCCTCGGTGCGCGGCGAAGCGGCGTTGATCGACCTGACCATCGCCGAGAACGCCGACCCGCTGGCGACCCTGCACGACCTCAAGCACATCACCGATCAGTTGCTGGTGCGCAATCCGAGTTACCGCTGCAACCGCTGCGGCTTCGGCGCCCGTAGTCACCACTGGCAATGCCCGAGCTGCAAGGAATGGGGTTCGGTGAAGCCGCTGTTGAACTACGCGGTGGTTTGA
- a CDS encoding polysaccharide biosynthesis protein: MSSLRDRLKGGLPRLAVVAHDLAMVWLVWQALHKLRFGITATPPTLPLWSTEIALVLAAQGLVFWQVGLYRGLWRFAGVPDLWNIFKACMLGLFAIVLGLFLYNRVDAVPRTVLVLYPLVLMGMLGAPRLLYRAWKDSRIDSANAVSVRILILGAGRAGEALVRDLRRFGTYHPVGFLDDAARLRGSKVQGVPVLGNVDDVAEIARETAAKLLVIAMPSADANAMQRVVMACERTGVPFRMVPRLQDVLEGRSLPGELKEVAIEDLLGRKPVLPDWKAIRAWLGARSVLVTGAGGSIGSELCRQCARHGAGRIALIEIDELALVTTETALRRDFPDVEFIPILGDCGDKALIEYALKLASPDAAFHAAAYKQVPLLEAQLREAVRNNVLTTETVARACRAAGVGTFVLISTDKAVDPVNVLGATKRLAEMTCQSLADQRATRFVTVRFGNVLDSAGSVVPLFREQIRSGGPVTVTDPEVTRFFMTIPEACQLILQASAIGTHEAIYTLDMGEPVPIRLLAEQMIRLAGKTPGRDVAIVYTGLRPGEKLHETLFHADERYRPTVHPKILQAEPRDVASVALENSLQQLREASIRYDREALSTLLRIAVPEFRPVGEHPDYKESATVVAFPARNARKI, translated from the coding sequence ATGAGTTCATTGCGCGATCGTCTGAAAGGCGGCCTGCCCCGGTTGGCGGTGGTTGCGCACGATCTCGCGATGGTCTGGCTGGTCTGGCAGGCGCTGCACAAGCTGCGCTTCGGCATCACCGCGACTCCTCCGACCCTGCCGCTGTGGTCGACCGAGATCGCCCTGGTCCTGGCCGCGCAAGGCCTGGTGTTCTGGCAGGTCGGTCTGTACCGCGGCCTGTGGCGTTTCGCCGGGGTGCCCGACCTGTGGAACATCTTCAAGGCCTGCATGCTGGGCCTGTTCGCGATCGTCCTGGGCCTGTTCCTCTATAACCGCGTCGATGCCGTGCCGCGCACCGTGCTGGTGCTGTACCCGCTGGTGCTGATGGGCATGCTGGGCGCGCCGCGCCTGCTGTACAGGGCCTGGAAGGACAGCCGCATCGACAGCGCCAATGCGGTTTCGGTAAGGATCCTGATCCTCGGTGCCGGCCGCGCCGGCGAAGCGTTGGTTCGCGACCTGCGCCGTTTCGGCACCTATCACCCGGTCGGCTTCCTCGACGATGCCGCGCGTCTGCGCGGCAGCAAGGTCCAGGGCGTGCCGGTGCTCGGCAACGTCGACGACGTCGCCGAGATCGCGCGCGAGACCGCGGCCAAGCTGCTGGTCATCGCCATGCCCTCGGCCGACGCCAATGCGATGCAGCGCGTGGTCATGGCCTGCGAACGCACCGGCGTGCCGTTTCGGATGGTGCCGCGCCTGCAAGACGTGCTCGAAGGGCGATCGCTGCCCGGCGAGCTCAAGGAAGTCGCGATTGAGGACTTGCTCGGCCGCAAGCCGGTGTTGCCGGATTGGAAGGCGATCCGCGCCTGGCTCGGCGCGCGTTCGGTCCTGGTGACCGGCGCTGGCGGCTCGATCGGTTCCGAGCTGTGCCGCCAGTGCGCGCGCCATGGCGCCGGGCGCATCGCCCTGATCGAGATCGACGAGCTGGCCCTGGTCACCACCGAGACCGCGCTGCGCCGCGATTTCCCCGACGTCGAATTCATTCCGATCCTCGGCGACTGCGGCGACAAGGCGCTCATCGAATACGCCCTCAAGCTGGCCTCGCCCGACGCCGCTTTCCACGCCGCCGCCTACAAGCAGGTGCCGTTGCTGGAAGCGCAGCTGCGCGAGGCGGTGCGCAACAACGTGCTGACCACCGAAACGGTGGCGCGCGCCTGCCGCGCGGCCGGCGTCGGCACCTTCGTGCTGATTTCCACCGACAAGGCGGTCGACCCGGTCAACGTGCTCGGCGCGACCAAGCGCCTGGCCGAGATGACCTGCCAGTCGTTGGCCGACCAGCGCGCCACCCGTTTCGTCACGGTGCGCTTCGGCAACGTGCTCGACTCGGCCGGCAGCGTGGTGCCGCTGTTCCGCGAACAGATCCGCAGCGGCGGCCCGGTCACCGTTACCGATCCGGAGGTCACGCGTTTCTTCATGACCATTCCGGAAGCCTGCCAGTTGATCCTGCAGGCTTCGGCGATCGGCACCCACGAGGCGATCTACACCCTCGACATGGGCGAGCCGGTGCCGATCCGCCTGCTCGCCGAGCAGATGATCCGCCTGGCCGGCAAGACGCCGGGCCGCGATGTCGCCATCGTCTATACCGGCCTGCGCCCGGGCGAGAAGCTGCACGAGACCTTGTTCCACGCCGACGAGCGTTATCGTCCGACGGTGCATCCGAAGATTCTCCAGGCCGAGCCGCGCGACGTCGCCTCGGTGGCCTTGGAAAACTCCTTGCAGCAACTGCGCGAGGCTTCGATCCGCTACGACCGCGAGGCGCTCAGCACGCTGCTGCGCATCGCTGTGCCGGAGTTCCGTCCGGTCGGTGAACATCCCGATTACAAGGAATCGGCTACGGTGGTGGCATTCCCCGCCCGTAACGCCAGGAAGATTTGA